A genomic segment from Idiomarina piscisalsi encodes:
- the ileS gene encoding isoleucine--tRNA ligase, whose protein sequence is MSDYKHTLNLPETAFPMRGNLAQREPKMLEQWYEDDLYGQIREAKSGKPKFILHDGPPYANGQIHIGHAVNKILKDVIVKAKTLSDFDAPYVPGWDCHGLPIELQVEKKHGKPGKKLDLAQFREKCREYAQTQIDQQRTDFKRLGVLGDWDKPYLTMNFKQEADSVRALAKIIDKGHLHQGFKPVHWCTDCGSALAEAEVEYKDKKSPAIDVRMPAAATAETVDRFSTPEGHVGEGDVSMVIWTTTPWTIPANRAVTLAEGLEYTLVQIEADGEQPAERVILADDLVTDCMERWNIAHYHKLGFCKGKDLEGLQLQHPLFDLQVPVILGDHVTTESGTGCVHTAPGHGVDDFLVGQRYGLEVYNPVGDNGVYKDDTPLFAGQHVFKANEPIVDKLREVGNLMHAESYNHSYPHCWRHKTPIIFRATPQWFISMDKKGLRAGALEQIKKVGWFPEWGQSRIESMVEGRPDWCISRQRTWGNPIAVFVNRETDELHPNTLELMEKVAQLIEKEGVQAWFDLEPETLLGDEADQYRKVTDTLDVWFDSGVTHHCVLREFDGLQWPADLYLEGSDQHRGWFQSSLVTGVAMYDEAPYHQVLTHGFTVDAQGRKMSKSVGNVVAPQDVMNKLGGDILRLWVASADYSGEMTVSDEILKRSADAYRRIRNTSRFLLANLSGFDPKKDTVAMDDMVELDRWIVGRAADLQKQLLEAYDSYQFHSVVQKLMHFCSIELGSFYLDIIKDRQYTAKSDGLARRSCQTALHHIAEALVRWMAPICSFTAQEIWGLLPGERGEYVFTESWYEGFSEFAGVSDTENEFWMQLLDVRDTVNQALEQSRRDDVIGGSLQAEVTLYADDKLATSLNRLGEELRFALLTSEARVDALDNAPANAVKAEKLALAVEVKQSAYKKCERCWHHREEVGTLPEHDDLCQRCVTNIDGEGEERRFA, encoded by the coding sequence ATGAGTGATTACAAACACACCTTAAACTTGCCGGAAACAGCGTTTCCAATGCGCGGCAACTTGGCTCAACGCGAGCCTAAAATGCTGGAGCAATGGTATGAAGATGACCTCTACGGTCAAATTCGTGAAGCCAAGAGCGGCAAGCCGAAATTTATTTTGCACGATGGTCCTCCGTATGCAAACGGGCAAATTCACATTGGTCACGCCGTAAATAAAATTCTGAAAGACGTTATTGTTAAAGCGAAAACATTAAGCGACTTTGACGCGCCGTATGTGCCTGGCTGGGACTGCCACGGATTACCTATTGAACTACAGGTTGAGAAAAAGCACGGTAAACCGGGTAAAAAGCTCGACTTAGCTCAGTTTCGTGAAAAATGCCGTGAATACGCGCAAACCCAGATTGACCAACAGCGTACTGACTTCAAACGTCTGGGCGTACTAGGTGACTGGGACAAGCCGTACCTGACCATGAACTTTAAGCAGGAAGCGGACAGCGTACGTGCATTGGCCAAAATTATTGATAAAGGGCATTTGCATCAAGGCTTTAAGCCGGTGCATTGGTGTACAGATTGTGGTTCAGCATTGGCTGAAGCGGAAGTTGAGTACAAAGACAAGAAATCACCAGCCATTGATGTTCGCATGCCAGCTGCGGCAACAGCTGAAACCGTTGATCGCTTTAGCACGCCAGAGGGGCATGTGGGTGAAGGCGATGTCAGCATGGTTATCTGGACGACCACGCCGTGGACCATTCCGGCAAACCGTGCGGTAACTTTGGCCGAAGGCCTTGAGTACACGCTAGTGCAAATTGAAGCCGACGGCGAACAGCCGGCAGAGCGCGTCATTTTAGCTGACGACCTGGTCACGGACTGCATGGAGCGCTGGAACATTGCGCATTACCATAAGCTTGGCTTCTGCAAGGGCAAAGACTTAGAAGGGCTGCAGCTACAGCACCCATTGTTTGACCTGCAAGTGCCGGTGATTTTAGGCGATCACGTTACAACGGAAAGTGGTACAGGCTGTGTACACACCGCACCGGGTCACGGTGTTGATGACTTTTTAGTGGGTCAGAGATACGGACTGGAAGTCTACAATCCGGTGGGCGATAACGGTGTGTATAAAGACGATACGCCATTATTTGCTGGTCAGCATGTCTTCAAAGCGAACGAGCCTATCGTGGATAAGCTGCGCGAAGTTGGCAACCTGATGCATGCCGAGAGTTACAACCACTCGTACCCGCATTGCTGGCGCCATAAGACGCCGATTATTTTCCGCGCGACGCCGCAGTGGTTTATTAGCATGGACAAGAAAGGCTTGCGTGCCGGCGCTTTAGAACAAATTAAGAAAGTGGGCTGGTTCCCTGAGTGGGGGCAAAGTCGCATTGAGTCAATGGTTGAAGGGCGTCCGGACTGGTGTATTTCGCGTCAGCGTACCTGGGGTAATCCAATTGCCGTATTCGTTAACCGCGAAACCGATGAACTGCATCCAAATACGCTGGAGCTGATGGAAAAAGTCGCACAGCTGATTGAAAAAGAGGGTGTTCAGGCGTGGTTCGATTTAGAGCCAGAGACGTTGTTAGGCGATGAAGCGGATCAATACCGTAAAGTTACTGACACGTTGGACGTTTGGTTCGACTCAGGCGTCACGCACCACTGTGTACTCCGCGAGTTTGATGGCTTGCAATGGCCGGCGGATTTGTACCTGGAAGGATCGGATCAGCACCGTGGCTGGTTCCAGAGCTCATTGGTGACAGGCGTCGCCATGTATGACGAAGCGCCATACCATCAAGTTCTGACACACGGCTTTACCGTTGATGCGCAAGGCCGCAAGATGTCGAAGTCAGTGGGCAACGTGGTTGCGCCTCAGGACGTGATGAACAAGCTGGGTGGCGATATTCTGCGCCTGTGGGTCGCCTCGGCTGACTACTCGGGTGAAATGACGGTATCGGATGAAATTTTGAAGCGCTCTGCTGATGCGTACCGCCGTATTCGTAACACGTCGCGCTTCTTGTTAGCGAACTTAAGTGGCTTCGACCCGAAAAAAGATACCGTTGCCATGGACGACATGGTCGAGCTGGATCGCTGGATTGTCGGTCGGGCTGCAGATTTGCAGAAACAATTACTGGAAGCTTATGACAGTTATCAGTTCCACAGCGTAGTGCAAAAATTAATGCACTTCTGTTCAATTGAGCTGGGCAGTTTTTATCTGGATATCATTAAAGACCGCCAGTACACGGCTAAATCTGATGGATTGGCGCGTCGTTCATGTCAGACCGCACTGCATCATATCGCCGAAGCGTTGGTTCGCTGGATGGCCCCAATTTGCAGCTTTACGGCTCAGGAAATTTGGGGCTTATTGCCGGGCGAGCGTGGCGAGTATGTCTTTACCGAAAGCTGGTATGAAGGCTTTAGCGAGTTTGCCGGTGTGAGTGACACCGAAAACGAATTTTGGATGCAGCTGCTGGACGTACGTGACACCGTTAACCAAGCGCTGGAGCAGTCGCGTCGTGACGATGTGATTGGCGGCTCGCTGCAGGCAGAAGTAACCTTATATGCCGATGATAAGCTGGCGACCTCTCTGAACCGTTTAGGTGAAGAGCTGCGTTTTGCATTGCTGACCTCTGAAGCTCGTGTTGACGCACTGGATAACGCTCCAGCTAACGCGGTTAAAGCGGAGAAGTTGGCGCTTGCGGTGGAAGTGAAGCAAAGTGCTTATAAAAAATGTGAGCGCTGCTGGCATCATCGTGAAGAAGTAGGCACTTTGCCAGAGCACGACGATTTGTGTCAGCGCTGTGTGACTAATATTGATGGTGAAGGTGAGGAGCGTCGTTTTGCCTGA
- a CDS encoding PulJ/GspJ family protein: protein MSLLSSKGFSLVETLVASALVAMWAVSSQQLLQIGLAAIKRAERKAQAVEVLNTYIQDAHAAWGNGYPPPPEAKVNRFLISSIINPIDDSNVSVNTKVTWGEDSSYSLEIWLSR from the coding sequence ATGAGTCTGCTCAGCAGTAAAGGCTTTTCACTGGTTGAGACATTAGTCGCTTCCGCACTTGTGGCGATGTGGGCTGTAAGCAGCCAGCAACTGCTGCAGATTGGGTTGGCTGCTATTAAGAGAGCTGAACGAAAAGCTCAGGCTGTTGAGGTTTTAAATACTTATATACAAGACGCTCATGCTGCTTGGGGAAATGGCTACCCTCCTCCACCTGAAGCCAAGGTTAACAGATTTCTTATCAGTTCCATTATTAACCCAATAGACGACAGCAATGTTTCAGTTAATACCAAAGTAACCTGGGGCGAAGATAGCTCTTACTCGTTAGAAATCTGGTTGTCTCGATAA
- the lspA gene encoding signal peptidase II: MPDFAHSKRATGLRFLWLTLLLFVIDQVTKIWVAGEFELYESRVVIEGLFNFTYVHNYGAAFSFLSDSGGWQRWLFTAIAIAISVVLLIWMRRNPVGLWRQNLAFALILAGAIGNVADRLMYGYVIDFFDVHYQGWHWPAFNVADMAITIGAALMLLEAFFDNRRDKLDGGDKS, encoded by the coding sequence TTGCCTGATTTTGCACACTCAAAAAGAGCCACTGGCTTACGCTTTTTGTGGCTGACGCTGTTGCTGTTCGTGATCGATCAAGTCACCAAAATTTGGGTGGCTGGTGAGTTCGAGCTGTATGAAAGTCGCGTGGTCATAGAGGGCTTGTTCAACTTCACCTATGTCCATAACTACGGTGCTGCATTTAGCTTTTTAAGTGACAGTGGCGGCTGGCAGCGTTGGCTGTTTACGGCTATCGCGATTGCCATTAGTGTGGTGCTGCTTATTTGGATGCGCCGTAACCCAGTTGGATTGTGGCGCCAAAACCTGGCTTTTGCGCTCATTCTAGCCGGAGCGATAGGCAACGTTGCTGATCGCTTGATGTACGGTTATGTCATCGACTTTTTCGATGTGCATTATCAAGGGTGGCACTGGCCAGCGTTTAACGTTGCTGATATGGCAATAACGATAGGCGCTGCTTTGATGCTGCTGGAAGCCTTTTTTGATAACCGTCGTGACAAATTAGACGGCGGTGACAAGTCGTAG
- the ispH gene encoding 4-hydroxy-3-methylbut-2-enyl diphosphate reductase: MQILLANPRGFCAGVDRAITIVERALEIFEPPIYVRHEVVHNKYVVNKLRDAGAIFVEELHEVPDDHIVIFSAHGVSQAVRQEAKDRGLKVFDATCPLVTKVHMEVTRASRKGHECVLIGHAGHPEVEGTMGQYKNENGGIYLVESPEDVEKLEVKDPKNLHYMSQTTLSVDDTADVIEALRQKFPDINGPRKDDICYATQNRQDAVRELASDADIMLVVGARNSSNSNRLRELSEKMGTPAYLIDDASCIDKSWLEGKEKVAVTAGASAPEVLVQEVIAKLQSWGGKTAVELSGREENITFSIPPELRPHPAA, encoded by the coding sequence ATGCAAATTTTGTTGGCGAACCCACGTGGCTTTTGTGCAGGTGTTGATAGAGCCATAACCATTGTTGAGCGTGCTTTAGAGATTTTTGAGCCGCCAATTTATGTGCGTCATGAGGTGGTTCACAACAAATACGTCGTCAATAAACTACGTGACGCAGGCGCTATTTTTGTTGAAGAGCTGCATGAGGTGCCAGACGATCATATCGTGATTTTCAGTGCTCACGGCGTTTCTCAGGCGGTGCGTCAGGAAGCCAAGGATCGCGGCTTGAAAGTGTTTGATGCTACATGTCCTCTGGTAACCAAAGTACATATGGAAGTCACCCGTGCCAGCCGCAAAGGTCACGAGTGTGTGCTCATTGGCCATGCCGGTCACCCGGAAGTTGAAGGCACAATGGGCCAGTATAAAAATGAAAACGGCGGTATTTATCTGGTTGAGTCGCCGGAAGATGTTGAAAAGCTGGAAGTGAAAGACCCGAAAAACCTTCATTACATGAGCCAAACAACGTTGTCGGTTGATGACACCGCTGATGTTATTGAAGCCCTGCGTCAAAAGTTTCCTGATATTAACGGCCCTCGTAAAGACGACATTTGCTATGCCACCCAAAACCGTCAGGATGCTGTGCGTGAGCTGGCCAGTGACGCGGATATAATGCTGGTCGTCGGTGCTCGTAATAGCTCGAACTCAAACCGCTTGCGTGAGCTGTCAGAAAAGATGGGCACACCGGCTTATTTAATTGATGATGCCAGCTGTATTGATAAGTCATGGCTCGAAGGCAAAGAGAAAGTCGCTGTCACAGCCGGCGCTTCAGCACCTGAAGTATTGGTGCAGGAAGTTATTGCCAAGTTGCAGTCCTGGGGTGGTAAAACCGCAGTAGAGCTCAGCGGTCGCGAAGAAAACATCACTTTCTCTATTCCACCAGAGTTAAGACCTCATCCAGCGGCTTAG
- a CDS encoding prepilin-type N-terminal cleavage/methylation domain-containing protein: protein MRGYSLIELLIALAITAGLGALSMPLFKQQTESLLLQQASSRWLSYLNQVKAKTRRAEASMTADLVPLEGRSKVFELATESTYDSTSPLIFFGYSAVAAPGHIRIMNESNTVKVIISSKGRIRSCISHGSALPGLPLC, encoded by the coding sequence GTGCGCGGTTACTCCTTAATTGAATTGCTGATTGCATTGGCTATAACGGCTGGGCTAGGTGCGTTGTCGATGCCTTTGTTCAAACAGCAGACCGAAAGTTTATTACTGCAGCAGGCAAGTTCTCGCTGGTTGTCGTATTTGAACCAAGTCAAAGCAAAAACGCGAAGAGCAGAGGCTAGTATGACTGCGGACCTGGTTCCTCTCGAGGGGCGTTCAAAGGTGTTTGAGCTGGCAACGGAATCGACCTATGACTCAACAAGTCCGTTGATATTTTTCGGCTATTCTGCCGTTGCTGCGCCCGGGCATATTCGCATAATGAACGAAAGTAATACCGTGAAAGTCATTATTAGCAGCAAGGGTCGAATTCGCTCGTGTATCAGTCATGGGTCGGCTTTGCCGGGTTTGCCCTTATGCTAA
- the murJ gene encoding murein biosynthesis integral membrane protein MurJ — protein sequence MSKALLRSGFIVSFMTLISRVLGLVRDVVIANLMGAGAASDVFFFANKIPNFLRRLFAEGAFAQAFVPVLTEYKQGKELPEQQLLIARVSGTLGTIITVVTLFGVIASPIVTALFGMGWFLDWWNDGPQGHKFVLASDLLRITFPYLWFITFTAMAGAILNTLGKFAVAAFTPVFLNIAIISAAIWLAPNMEQPEYGLAWGVFFGGLIQLLFQIPFLKKAGLLVKPKWGWKDPGVTKIRKLMLPAIFGVSVSQINLLLDTLIASFLMTGSISWLYYSDRLLEFPLGLFGIAIATVILPALSSRHVDKSTQNFSATLDWGVRMVLLLGVPAMAGLFVLAEPMLMVLFMHGAFSPEDARMASYSLMAYATGLVSFMLVKVLATGFYSRQDTKRPVKFGIIAMVSNMVFNVALAIPFSYVGLAMATAASAAINAGLLGSTLYKEGVLKAQPGTWRFIAQVILATAVMIGVILWLNPDETAWQQSSLIERPWLLAQMIGAGVAAYLATLLVSGMRPRHFRAREY from the coding sequence GTGTCGAAAGCCTTGCTCCGCTCCGGTTTCATCGTAAGTTTCATGACCCTCATTTCGCGGGTTTTAGGCTTAGTGCGCGATGTCGTCATTGCGAACCTAATGGGTGCGGGGGCGGCATCGGACGTGTTCTTTTTCGCCAATAAAATCCCTAATTTCCTCCGGCGTCTATTTGCCGAAGGCGCGTTTGCACAAGCGTTTGTGCCGGTACTCACAGAATACAAGCAAGGCAAAGAGCTGCCTGAGCAACAACTCCTAATAGCGCGAGTCTCGGGGACACTGGGCACTATTATTACCGTGGTCACGTTATTCGGCGTTATTGCATCGCCTATTGTCACGGCGTTATTCGGTATGGGGTGGTTCCTGGATTGGTGGAACGACGGACCGCAGGGTCATAAGTTTGTGCTGGCCAGCGATCTGCTGCGCATTACCTTCCCTTATTTATGGTTCATTACCTTCACCGCTATGGCGGGTGCTATTCTCAATACATTGGGTAAGTTTGCGGTAGCGGCATTTACCCCGGTGTTTTTAAACATCGCGATTATCTCTGCCGCCATCTGGCTAGCACCCAATATGGAGCAACCCGAATACGGTTTGGCGTGGGGCGTGTTCTTTGGTGGTTTAATTCAGTTGCTGTTCCAAATTCCATTCCTTAAAAAAGCGGGTCTTTTGGTGAAGCCTAAATGGGGTTGGAAAGATCCAGGCGTCACGAAAATTCGCAAACTGATGCTGCCGGCCATTTTCGGCGTCTCGGTGAGCCAAATTAACCTGTTACTCGATACACTCATAGCCAGCTTCTTAATGACTGGCTCTATCAGTTGGTTGTATTACTCTGACCGGCTTTTGGAATTTCCACTGGGGCTCTTCGGTATCGCCATAGCAACGGTCATACTGCCTGCGCTTTCTTCGCGCCATGTTGATAAGTCCACACAAAACTTCAGCGCCACTTTGGACTGGGGGGTTCGTATGGTGCTGCTATTAGGTGTACCGGCTATGGCGGGACTGTTTGTGCTTGCCGAACCTATGCTGATGGTGCTCTTTATGCACGGCGCATTTAGCCCGGAAGACGCGCGCATGGCGTCTTATAGCTTAATGGCGTATGCGACTGGCTTAGTCAGCTTTATGTTGGTAAAAGTACTGGCAACGGGCTTTTACTCGCGGCAGGATACCAAACGCCCGGTAAAATTTGGCATTATTGCCATGGTTTCGAATATGGTGTTTAACGTCGCACTGGCCATTCCCTTCAGCTATGTAGGCTTGGCAATGGCAACGGCGGCGTCTGCGGCTATTAACGCCGGCCTGTTAGGCTCTACTCTATATAAAGAAGGCGTTTTAAAGGCGCAGCCAGGCACTTGGCGTTTTATTGCTCAGGTTATTTTGGCAACGGCAGTCATGATAGGCGTTATTCTATGGCTAAACCCAGACGAAACAGCATGGCAACAAAGTAGTTTAATAGAGCGGCCGTGGCTCTTGGCACAAATGATAGGTGCTGGCGTGGCTGCCTATTTAGCGACGTTGCTGGTCAGCGGCATGCGGCCACGACATTTCCGTGCTCGCGAGTACTGA
- the fkpB gene encoding FKBP-type peptidyl-prolyl cis-trans isomerase has protein sequence MSRLPIEHGREVVMHFTIKLTDGSVADSTKMSGKPAKFRMGDGSLTESFEACLVGLREGAEREFTLEPKDAFGEPNPDNYYYVDSAKFSDDTKPEVGAILAFTQPDGTDLPGIVRKIEGPTVTIDFNHPLAGQTVIFEVEIISVEP, from the coding sequence TTGAGTCGTTTACCAATTGAGCATGGTCGCGAAGTGGTCATGCACTTTACCATTAAGCTGACCGACGGGTCGGTTGCAGACAGTACGAAAATGTCGGGTAAACCGGCCAAGTTCCGTATGGGCGACGGTAGCTTAACGGAAAGTTTTGAAGCCTGTTTAGTAGGGCTTCGTGAAGGCGCTGAGCGTGAATTCACGTTGGAGCCTAAGGACGCTTTTGGAGAGCCGAACCCGGACAACTATTACTACGTTGATTCGGCTAAGTTTAGTGATGACACTAAGCCAGAGGTTGGCGCTATTTTAGCCTTTACCCAGCCGGATGGAACGGATTTACCGGGAATTGTTCGAAAAATTGAAGGTCCAACAGTGACTATCGATTTTAATCACCCGCTGGCAGGCCAGACGGTGATTTTTGAAGTAGAAATTATCAGCGTTGAGCCGTAA
- a CDS encoding Type II secretion pathway-like protein yields MKAKGFALILTLVTLISLSSASLAALMFYAQMLEAQQAHQWQVLSEQLTADFNQQKALYESAQQ; encoded by the coding sequence ATGAAAGCGAAAGGATTCGCGTTGATACTGACGTTAGTCACACTCATAAGCCTGAGCTCCGCAAGCTTGGCTGCTCTGATGTTTTATGCACAAATGCTGGAGGCTCAACAAGCGCACCAATGGCAAGTGCTTTCTGAACAACTTACGGCTGACTTTAACCAACAAAAGGCGCTTTATGAGTCTGCTCAGCAGTAA
- the ribF gene encoding bifunctional riboflavin kinase/FAD synthetase, with product MELIRGTHNLRDEHNGCVLTIGNFDGVHLGHQAVLAQVREKAKQLGVPSAVMTFEPQPQELFQPEQAPARLTNWREKYTALKAQNIDRHIVIEFHKKFASQPAQEFIEQTLVNKLGVKFLVVGDDFRFGYKREGDFELLKKEGDKLGFEVVDTRSYRQQQQRVSSTAIRQALDNGDFELAEQMLGRPYQMMGKVVHGRKNGRTIGFPTANVPLKRLKSPLHGVFAVTAAHQQSGETYSGVANLGTRPTLNGDEVQLEVHLFEFSGNLYGQNLTVTPVAKLRNEQRFASLQHLQEQIEKDAARARDALACRSQ from the coding sequence ATGGAACTGATTCGCGGTACTCACAACTTACGAGATGAACACAATGGCTGCGTGCTGACCATCGGTAACTTCGATGGCGTGCATTTGGGTCATCAGGCCGTGCTGGCTCAGGTTCGTGAGAAAGCAAAACAGCTTGGTGTTCCGTCAGCTGTTATGACCTTCGAGCCGCAGCCGCAGGAGCTGTTTCAGCCTGAACAAGCCCCGGCACGTTTAACCAACTGGCGCGAGAAGTATACAGCGTTAAAAGCGCAGAATATTGACCGTCATATCGTCATTGAGTTTCACAAAAAGTTTGCCAGTCAGCCTGCTCAGGAATTCATTGAGCAAACGCTGGTTAACAAGCTGGGCGTAAAATTCCTGGTAGTGGGAGACGACTTTCGTTTTGGTTATAAGCGAGAGGGCGACTTTGAGCTCCTGAAAAAAGAAGGCGACAAGCTGGGCTTTGAAGTGGTCGATACGCGCAGCTATCGTCAACAACAGCAGCGTGTTAGTAGCACGGCCATTCGCCAGGCGCTGGATAACGGTGACTTTGAGCTTGCCGAACAAATGCTGGGCCGACCGTACCAAATGATGGGGAAAGTGGTTCATGGCCGTAAAAATGGTCGGACTATTGGCTTCCCCACCGCCAATGTGCCATTAAAGCGTCTTAAAAGCCCGTTGCATGGGGTGTTTGCCGTAACGGCGGCACATCAGCAAAGCGGAGAGACCTATTCGGGGGTGGCCAATTTGGGCACTCGCCCCACATTAAATGGCGACGAAGTGCAGCTAGAGGTGCATTTGTTTGAGTTTTCAGGCAATCTGTACGGTCAGAATTTAACAGTCACTCCGGTGGCTAAACTGCGTAACGAGCAACGCTTTGCGTCGTTACAGCACTTACAAGAACAAATTGAAAAAGATGCCGCCCGCGCACGCGATGCTTTAGCGTGCCGGAGTCAGTAA
- the rpsT gene encoding 30S ribosomal protein S20, protein MANIKSAKKRAIQAEKNRRHNASRRSMMRTYLKRVNAAIESKDKEAANAAMKDVTPMLDRYATKGLISKNKAARHKSRLNAKIQAL, encoded by the coding sequence TTGGCTAACATTAAGTCTGCTAAAAAGCGTGCGATTCAGGCCGAGAAAAATCGCCGCCACAATGCAAGCCGTCGTTCAATGATGCGTACATACCTTAAACGTGTAAACGCAGCCATTGAAAGCAAAGATAAAGAAGCAGCAAACGCTGCAATGAAAGACGTAACCCCAATGCTGGACCGTTACGCGACTAAAGGTCTTATCAGCAAAAACAAAGCGGCACGTCATAAGAGCCGTTTGAACGCTAAGATCCAAGCACTGTAA
- a CDS encoding PulJ/GspJ family protein: MLNKKSAEKINGYSLIEVLVAASLGAIIVMTAQQLLQWQKGAQHSYVSKARFTLNGQAVAEEFFSSLSNSVVEDTQNPERGCYVFPTQNGGSVGFRVRDYQLQHNPMTLDCAGYGWQSLTDRAQFYVKELRIEADASLNSENSSKLFITLLISRETPQGVQEQQFNRTITVFPQ, encoded by the coding sequence ATGCTAAACAAAAAGAGTGCTGAAAAAATTAATGGATACAGCTTAATTGAGGTGCTTGTAGCAGCGTCACTCGGAGCCATTATTGTCATGACCGCGCAACAGTTATTGCAATGGCAGAAAGGCGCTCAACATAGCTACGTTTCAAAGGCACGGTTTACGTTGAACGGGCAAGCGGTTGCAGAGGAGTTTTTTAGCAGTTTAAGCAATTCGGTGGTTGAAGACACGCAAAACCCAGAGCGTGGTTGCTATGTCTTTCCGACACAAAACGGAGGCTCTGTCGGTTTTCGGGTTAGAGATTACCAGTTACAGCATAACCCGATGACGCTGGACTGCGCGGGTTATGGTTGGCAGTCGTTAACCGATAGAGCGCAATTTTACGTTAAGGAATTACGGATTGAAGCTGATGCCTCCTTAAATTCAGAAAACAGCTCAAAGCTGTTTATTACATTGTTGATTTCGCGAGAGACACCCCAAGGCGTTCAGGAACAACAATTTAATCGGACCATTACCGTTTTCCCTCAGTAA